A window of the Vigna angularis cultivar LongXiaoDou No.4 chromosome 3, ASM1680809v1, whole genome shotgun sequence genome harbors these coding sequences:
- the LOC108324585 gene encoding uncharacterized protein LOC108324585 → MDHYQKTVRRVKALSPELALHYILPAVKPEPFKDNVCRRAPKTMEELRERAADEIRVEEMKLSYKKEVQELRGERADAGKEKILREALSADLLPEPVKRPTPSGTDGSKHCAYHKNMGHTTEECVTLKDKIEELIRAGKLKKYIRDDRPQAPAERPTQRPAYRTDRSRNDRAERPRSERQRSRSRSRSRERPLRGHINTISGGFAGGGSSSSTRKRHVRAL, encoded by the exons ATGGATCATTATCAGAAAACCGTCCGGCGAGTGAAGGCGTTAAGCCCGGAGCTCGCCCTCCATTACATCCTCCCAGCAGTCAAGCCCGAACCATTTAAAGATAACGTTTGCCGACGGGCTCCCAAAACTATGGAAGAGTTGAGGGAGCGTGCGGCGGACGAGATTAGGGTGGAAGAGATGAAATTGTCATACAAGAAGGAGGTCCAGGAACTTAGGGGGGAACGGGCGGATGCGGGAAA GGAGAAGATCCTCCGGGAGGCGCTAAGCGCGGATTTGCTTCCCGAACCTGTGAAGCGGCCTACTCCGTCAGGCACGGACGGGAGCAAACATTGTGCCTACCACAAGAACATGGGCCACACCACAGAAGAGTGTGTGACCCTGAAGGACAAAATTGAAGAGTTAATCCGGGCGGGGAAGCTCAAGAAGTACATTCGGGATGACCGCCCTCAGGCACCCGCAGAGCGGCCCACCCAACGACCGGCGTACAGGACCGACAGGTCTAGGAATGATCGGGCCGAGCGCCCCCGCTCCGAGCGACAACGAAGCAGGAGCCGCAGCAGAAGCCGCGAACGTCCCCTGCGGGGGCATATTAATACCATCTCGGGAGGCTTCGCCGGGGGAGGATCATCTTCGTCCACCCGGAAGCGCCACGTACGGGCCTTGTAG
- the LOC108324586 gene encoding formin-like protein 3: MAHLPLLFSFSSIICLLSLTASATTTTQTTSTLGKDQVPSIMCNECKLPPPPPIRPPEKKCPPPPSPPPPPSPPPPPSPPPPLPPSPPPPVVECPPPPLPLPPVVECPPPPPPRPPCGDGVIHCLLPPVLGTPDEPNYLLPPHIPYPPLTSDLDYIVNGAKMIRFSNPNYFSLQSFIFLILLCLPYYLFI, from the coding sequence ATGgctcatcttcctcttctcttctccttctcctccatTATTTGTCTCCTATCATTAACTGCATcagccaccaccaccacccaaACTACCTCAACATTGGGAAAAGACCAAGTTCCAAGCATAATGTGCAATGAGTGCAAGCTTCCACCTCCACCCCCTATCCGACCCCCAGAAAAAAAATGTCCACCGCCACCCTCACCTCCGCCGCCACCCTCACCTCCACCGCCACCCTCACCTCCACCCCCGCTACCGCCATCACCTCCACCACCTGTTGTTGAATGCCCACCACCGCCATTACCTTTACCACCGGTTGTTGAATGCCCACCGCCGCCACCGCCAAGGCCACCGTGTGGAGACGGAGTTATTCACTGCTTGCTACCTCCTGTACTGGGGACACCAGACGAACCGAACTACTTATTGCCGCCGCATATTCCGTACCCTCCGTTAACTTCAGATCTTGACTACATTGTCAACGGTGCAAAGATGATACGTTTTTCGAACCCTAATTATTTCTCTTTGCAATCCTTCATTTTTCTCATCCTTCTTTGCCTTCCCTATTACTTGTTTATCTGA
- the LOC128195832 gene encoding uncharacterized protein LOC128195832: MDPTNYPSAYHQEGLGAGSATHLEAIDAEIAAILDEARTSYATHNRKLKELSLFRAKSSSSVFFSAFSRTLTPLFDFQRRLASVERVVSFVSALAASASDEFPDCFLKFLLAAATTSNKTVRFRACQIVSEIILRLPDDAEVSNEIWDEVIEWMMVRVRDKIPMVRTFAVRALSRFVNDSLNSDILDLYLEVLPLEQNAVSVTIRSRPFLFVSYFGLDQLCGFVFRILVVYSILGAISIEGFRQKHHILYCH; this comes from the exons ATGGACCCAACAAACTACCCTTCTGCTTACCATCAGGAAGGGTTGGGCGCG GGTTCCGCGACTCATCTAGAAGCGATTGATGCTGAAATTGCGGCCATTCTCGATGAGGCTCGAACATCATACGCCACCCACAACCGAAAGCTCAAGGAACTGTCACTCTTCCGAGCCAAATCCTCTTCTTCGGTCTTCTTTTCCGCCTTCTCCAGAACCCTAACTCCTCTCTTTGATTTCCAGAGGCGCCTTGCCTCTGTTGAACGTGTCGTCTCCTTCGTCTCTGCCCTTGCTGCCTCCGCCTCCGACGAGTTCCCCGATTGCTTCCTCAAGTTCCTCCTAGCTGCCGCTACGACATCCAACAAAACAGTCAGATTCCGAGCGTGCCAGATCGTCTCCGAG ATAATATTGCGGCTTCCAGATGATGCAGAAGTGAGCAATGAGATATGGGATGAGGTGATTGAGTGGATGATGGTGAGGGTACGAGACAAGATCCCTATGGTGCGTACTTTTGCGGTTAGAGCGCTTTCACGTTTTGTGAACGACTCTTTGAACAGTGACATCCTTGATTTGTACCTCGAGGTGCTCCCTTTGGAACAGAATGCAGTGAGTGTTACAATCAGATCACGtccatttctttttgtttcataCTTCGGTCTAGATCAATTGTGTGGTTTCGTGTTCAGGATTTTAGTAGTTTATAGTATATTAGGTGCAATTTCTATTGAGGGTTTTAGACAAAAGCATCATATTCTCTATTGTCATTAA
- the LOC108325478 gene encoding histone H1, translating to MTKANAKNKSAFALHPPYFQMIADAITSLKERTGSSQPAIAKFVEDKHSKGLPPNFRKLLSVQLKSLVKLEKLYKVKNSYKLSSPHTEKPKTAPKEKKVTEKTKRLSQVKTPETLKKKKAPSTKKYVAAAAASGGGKVKRLSQVKTPEAMKKKPNITPAKRKGTPKPSRVNKKARK from the exons atgacaaaagcCAATGCGAAGAACAAATCCGCCTTCGCGCTCCACCCTCCTTACTTCCAG ATGATTGCCGACGCAATAACGTCGTTGAAGGAACGCACGGGTTCGAGTCAGCCTGCGATAGCCAAGTTTGTCGAGGACAAGCACAGCAAAGGGCTTCCTCCCAACTTCCGGAAACTTCTGTCCGTTCAGTTGAAAAGTTTGGTCAAATTGGAGAAGCTCTACAAGGTCAAGAACTCCTACAAACTAtcttctccacatactgagaaaCCAAAAACCGCTCCGAAAGAGAAGAAAGTGACGGAGAAGACGAAGAGGCTGAGTCAGGTGAAGACGCCCGAAACtctgaaaaagaagaaagcCCCCAGCACGAAGAAATATGTGGCGGCGGCGGCAGCCTCTGGAGGAGGTAAAGTGAAACGTTTGAGTCAGGTGAAGACTCCGGAGGCCATGAAGAAGAAGCCCAATATAACACCTGCCAAACGCAAGGGCACTCCCAAACCCTCCAGGGTCAACAAGAAAGCTAGGAAATGA